The DNA sequence TCAGTGTacgtttaaaaagaaaactattcACAGAATGATTGCTGCATCAAATTCACAATAATTGTCTCGATGCTTAGTCAGAAATTACATTTCATGTTTCTATATAAAAAGGCGAAAAAATCCATTTTGATATGTTAGAAAACAGCCAATTATGTCAGCATTGAAAAATGTGTTAGCATTCAAAACATAGTTTCATATAGTCTAAAGTTTATGTGTATATActctataatatacagtacagtatgatgttTCTGGCAACGTTAGATTGCAGAAAAGCTTGATGTGTTCTTACTGTAACTAGGTATCAAGAGTACTGCTTTGGGGAATTTTCTGATGTCACATTCTGTACTGAAACTCAAGACCAATGAAAAAAAAGGCACATTTAATCTAAAACATGCATGGAATATAAAGACAGATTATGTTAAAACTAAAGCATTTGGTAGAAGCATATGTCAATCAGAGTTGTATTGGAAACTTGAAAGTATTAGAGTACTATATATAGTACAGAAGATTAATCCAATATATTATTTCTGACATACATCAGATTTCCACAGAAAGGTGGTGGTATTTGTAAAAATTCAAACCAAACAATAGAAGGGGTCTTATTTTACTAGCATTTCGAATCTTGATGACATGCCCTCTCATCCCCTCTATTTTTCATTGCCATTCTGAAGTGTAATCCCCTGTATCTTGATTGTACTTCACAACTGCTATAAGCATCTTTATTTGTAATCCCCTTTCTCACTTCTTGATCTTACAGATTGTCTTCACAGGAAAGactaagaaagaaaaagagagatACTTGGATCAGGATAGCTGCAGCGGTAGTGCTTCTGACTGTGGCTGTAGGGTTTGTCTTTTATGAGTTGTATGGATGCCTGGAGCCAGATAGCGACTCCCATAATCACACAGCACCTGCGGTGGATCATTGGAACAGTGAGAAAAAGGAAGGTCATGACCATTATCATGATGAAGGAGACCATCACCATGAAGACGAAGAAAGCCCAGAGCACCACAGCCACTCAAGAGAGGGGACAGATGACTCCGGAGAATATGAACACGACCACCATCACTCTTCTATGTATCATCATGGTGTACTGATTACTGACTCAGGTGGGTAATGTCAACACATTCTAGGATTCATTCCTTCAAATCCTTACTGTGCTTTTTGAATTATACTATTTTTTCCCACATTTGTCTGTGCAGTAGAATGTAATGCAAGGTTTTTGTTTGTGGTTATTTGGTTGCTTGCTTGCACCATCTTTTAAGCATGTTGAAAAAAACTAGAGATTCTTTCCCTTGCATGAGAACTgcaaatattcatttatttaaaaaagttagcacaaaaataaactattcttctattcttattttcaactgtgttaaaaatgtatctCAGTCGTATCTATTTGAAATGGCACAATACATTAGTATTGAgttgaatatatactgtaggtgttttaattcatacagtattatttttctggtgcaataaagtttattttaaaactagtCTTTCACCACAATTAATTTTTTAACTATCCATAATGATCTCCTGAAAATTGTCACTCTTTCGTTTTAGCTGTCTGTTCAGAGGTTGGCAGGGGTATTCTTGTTGATGGAGGTAATGTTGTGGATGCTGGAATAGCTTCTCTGCTTTGCCTTGGAGTAGTTCATCCACACACAGCTGGAGTAGGTGAGAAACTTCTCTGTTGGCTCCTGTATTACTCTTTTGAAAATACCTATCTGAAGTTCACTACTACTAAAATTAACAAAGAGCTTGGTGTTGACATTCTGCTTCCAATTAtgaattcctgttttttttctggagggAGAAACATCTGCCCTTGTTTATTATGAGACAAGAAAACATTTGAATGTCTCATTTCTTTAATTGTGTAGCATAACCTTGATGAATAAAGCTAATTGGTACTATTAAATCAACCAATTTGAattcatttacaaaataaaaacatctcaaCAGCTTTGTACTTACTGATCCTTTAAAATGTCCTACACATTGTAGTCAATTGAGTTGTGTACAATATGTGTCCAGCCCTTAGGAAAACTGTATTTATTGAAGCATTTGGCACAACACAGGGCTACTCAGCTTGTGGTCCTTCTAATCTGTATCTCTGCAGTGTTTGGTTACAGTCAGTTTTTTATTACTATATTGATGCTCTTAATTCTCAATTAAATAGTTAAGAATGTGATTGCAGCTAAATCTATAGtataaaaatttaaatgtaCTAATGTTACcgcttaaatataaataatcattaaatttcaaaatatatgaaatacatttataatatgtaatatattatattataacataaatcatgtgttatttaaaaaaaattaaagctgaTTCCTtggttttgtacagtatatcagtttcATTGAGgatacttctgtttttttaattgtaaacaccttgtttattttaagcctgaacaaaacagaacacTGGAAAACACAATGATGATTTATTGGCCCCAAGAGAACACTGGTATCATTCTATTACAAACAATTTAATCTCTTAAGTGATGAACTGCTGTTGCTGGGGTTAAAGTTACAGCTTCTATAGACTTTCTTTTCAAAACTTATTCAACCTGTTTTAATGCAAAAGTAATGCAAGCACAAGCCTATTATAAAataagcatactgtagcttaCTTAACTTTAGAAAAAGACTAAGGTGATAATCATGTGTGGTATTAATAAAGAGTACAGAGTACGGTATAGAGTTCACATTCATAATCTCAAAGGGATAGTAAAATGAATTGTAATGCAAAACAATTACTGAATGTTTCTCTTAATATTACGAttattttagaacatatgtGCTATTCAGTTAGAATAATCAATTTACAGACCTTTAAAAATTATGCTAACGTTATGTTTACTTCACAGCT is a window from the Lepisosteus oculatus isolate fLepOcu1 chromosome 3, fLepOcu1.hap2, whole genome shotgun sequence genome containing:
- the ggt6 gene encoding glutathione hydrolase 6 isoform X2, which produces MVHGSSVRYEKLRSECPESGEEQGSDKDSEKEDNEVTVYLYPLSSQERLRKKKRDTWIRIAAAVVLLTVAVGFVFYELYGCLEPDSDSHNHTAPAVDHWNSEKKEGHDHYHDEGDHHHEDEESPEHHSHSREGTDDSGEYEHDHHHSSMYHHGVLITDSAVCSEVGRGILVDGGNVVDAGIASLLCLGVVHPHTAGVGSRRGATWC